The stretch of DNA GCCTTTTTGGTGACGAATTGGGGATATCATATAAAACTTCCATTACTTGGTTAATTATTTCAGAAGGCTCAAGATTTCTAAAAAACCCGTTTTTTCCTGTAAGACAAAAAGCGCAATTTTGAGCGCATCCTACTTGGCTTGAAACGCAAAGAGTATAATGATCCTTTTCTGGAATAAGCACAGTTTCAATGAAAAGTCCATCATTGAGCCTAAAAAGATATTTACACGTTTCATCATTGGATTTTAATACTTTTTCCTTAACTAAACGACTTATTACAAAATTATCATCTAAAAGCTCTCTGATTTTAATGGGGAGATTACTCATTAAACTAAACGAATCTTTTTTTTCAGCATAAACCCATTTTAAAATTTGATTAGCCCGGTAAGCTTCTACTTCATTATTATTAATCCATAATAATAATTCTTGTTTTGACAAATTTTTTATATCAATTTTATTCAATTCTACACTCCAAATATTTAATTTTGGACTTTAAAATTCCAAATTTTTAAACTAAAAGAATTACTTTCACTAAATTGTTTTACATATCAACAATTATTTACTTGACATAACATTAGTTAAATATTAATTTCAAGGCCTTAATTTTGTTTGCTGTTTATAATGGGGATGCATAATGTTTGACAATCTAAGTGACAGATTAAATTCAGTATTTAAAAAACTTCGAGGCCAAGGTAAACTAACTGAAAAGAACATTGAAGAAGGTTTAAAAGAAGTCAGAATTGCACTTCTCGAAGCGGATGTTCATTATAAAGTTACAAAAAATTTTATTGCACAAATAAAAGAAAAAGCTCTTGGAAAGGAGGTGCTTTCAAGCCTTACTCCAGCTCAACAAGTTATAAAAATAGTTAATGAAGCTCTAGTAGAACTTATGGGATCAACCCATCAAGATCTAAGGCTTGGAGGAGAGAAACCAGTAGTATTAATGCTGGTAGGATTACAAGGCTCAGGTAAAACAACAACTGCAGCAAAAATATCTTTGCTATTAAGAAAAAAAGGCAGAAAACCCTATATGGTTCCTGCTGATGTATACCGACCTGCTGCTATAGAACAACTTAAAAAATTAGGTGATCAACTATCAATTCCTGTTTTTCCTTCCCAAGCTGATATGGGAGCAGTAAAAATTTGTAAAGATGCTTTCAATTTAGCTAAACAAGAAGGCCATGACACTTTAGTTATTGATACCGCCGGACGTCTTCATATTGATGAAGAATTAATGAATGAACTTAAGGTTATTAAGGATAAAGTTCATCCATCAGACATTCTTCTTGTTGCTGATGCAATGACAGGCCAAGATGCTGTAAACATTGCCCAGTCTTTTGATAAAGCTCTTGATATAGGCGGAGTAATATTAACTAAAATGGACAGTGATGCCCGTGGCGGTGCTGCTTTATCCATAAAAGCTATTACTGATAAACCCATTAAATTTATTGGTGTTGGAGAAAAAATAAGTGATATTGAGCCATTTCATCCTGAAAGAATGGCTTCAAGAATACTTGGAATGGGCGATGTTCTTACTTTAATTGAAAAAGCCCAAGATTTAGTTGATGACAAAAAGGCTGCAGAACTTGAAAGAAAGATAAGAAAAAGCGAATTTACATTAGCTGATTTTAGGGATCAAATGAAACAAGTAAGAAAAATGGGACCAATTGGTGATCTCATTAAAATGATTCCTGGAATTGGAAATAGTAAGCAAGTAAAAAATTTAAATGTTGATGAAAAAGAATTCGTAAGAATTGAAGCAATAATTAATTCCATGACGCCTGATGAAAGGCGGAATTATTCTATAATTAATGGAAGCAGAAAAAAAAGAATAGCCACAGGAAGTGGCACATCTGTTCAAGATGTAAATAAATTGTTGAAAAATTATGACCAAGTTATTAAAATGCTCAAAAAAATAAATAAAGGTGGCTCAAAAGGTTTAGGCCGAGGAATGTTACCTTTTTAAAGGGAGATTTGATTAATGGCAGTAAAAATAAGATTGACAAGATTAGGTGCAAAAAAAAGACCATTTTATAGGTTGATTGCGGCTCATAATGAAGCTAAAAGAGATGGAAGATTTCTTGAAGTATTAGGGACTTATGATCCTATACGGGAGCCTGCACAAGTTAAACTCAAAGAAGATCGAATAAAGTATTGGATGGAGCAAGGAGCTACACCAACAGAAACAGTGAGAAATTTACTGAAAAAAAATAGTACCGTGCTTAATTCAAAATAATTTTTTTTATTTTAAGGTTTACCTTTAATTCTCAACAGCTAAAATAAGGAGATTGAGTTATGAAAGATCTGATTAAATTTATCGCCCAAGCACTAGTAGATAATCCAGACCAAGTAGAGGTTTCAGAGGTTGAAGGTAACCAGACCTCTGTATTGGAACTTAAGGTAGCCAAAGAGGATCTGGGGAAGGTTATTGGCAAGCAAGGTAGAACTGCCAGAGCCATGAGAACAATTTTAAGTGCAGCTTCTGCAAAAGTTAAAAAGCGTACAGTTCTTGAAATTATTGAATAACACATGGAGAAAAATGCTTTTCTCCTAATGGGAAAAATTGTTGGGGTCCATGGGATAAAAGGAATCATTAAAATTTTATCCCATGCTGATTCCTTTTCTTTTTTCTGCCCTGGCAGATATATATTTTTAAAAAGCCAAAAGGGAGATTTTTCTACCTATAAAATAGAATGGAGTAAACCCCATAAAAAAATTGTGCTTGCATCATTTAAGGGGATAGATACCTGTGAAAAAGCAGCAGAATTTATTGGGACAGAAATATTTATTGATAAAAATGAACTCCCATATCTTGAAGAAGGAGTTTATTATTGGTTCGAAATTATAGGGCTTTCTGTTTATTCTGTTTTAAATGAATATATTGGAATAATTGAATCCATAATTCCTGCTGGTAGTAATGATGTTTATGTTGTCAAGAATAAAGAAAAAGAAATCTTACTTCCTGCTATCGAGAGTGTAATTAAAGATATCAATATATCAAAAAAAACAATGATTGTAGATATTCCTGAAGGCTTATAATTTTTTTTTAATTTTGGTTTTTTAATGAAATTCTTTGTTATTACTATTTTTCCAGATATATTCAATAGTTTTTGGGAACATGGCATCATACGAAAAGCAATCGAAGAAGGAATTATTTCCTATGAAGCCGTTGATATACGAAATTTTGCAGAAGGAAAACATCATGTAACTGATGATAGGCCTTTTGGAGGTGGGTGCGGAATGGTAATGAAACCTGAGCCCATAACCAAAGCTATTCGAGCAGTTCAAGAAAAAGCTTCCAACTCAAAAATAGTTTTTCTTTCCCCAAAGGGAAAAAAATTTAATCAGAATATTGCAAAAGAATTATCTTTGAATGAAAACTTAATTTTTATATGCGGCCGATATGAAGGTATAGATGAAAGGGTTTATACTAAATTTGATGGAATTGATGTTTCAATAGGAGATTATGTTTTAAGCGGTGGCGAAGTCGCAGCTATGGTAATTATTGATTCAATAGCAAGGCTTATCCCTGGAGCTTTAGGGTGCAGTGAATCTGCTAATCAAGATTCCTTTTCTGATTACTTAATGGAGTATCCACATTATACAAGGCCGAGAATATTTGAAGGAGAAGATGTTCCAGAAATTTTATTGTCTGGAAATCACGAAAAAATAGAAAAATGGAGATATGAAGCGTCTTTAATGCATACTTTGCTTAAAAGGCCAGATTTACTTGAAAATAAAAAATTAAACTTATGGGAAATGGAAATTTTAGAAAAATGGTGCAAGGAGATTGATAGAATCATTCAAGCCCAATCTTTACATAGCTCTAATTCATTATCCAGTTGTGAATAAAAATGGAGAAACTATTATTTCAGCCATTACAAACCTTGACATTCATGATATTTCAAGGGCTGCAATGACTTATGGAGTAAAAAGTTTTTATGTAGTAACTCCGCTTTTGGATCAGCAAGAATTAGCAAAAAAAATTATAGATCATTGGCAATCCGGTTTTGGAGCGCAATATAATCCAATTCGCAAACAAGCATTATCTTTAGTAAAAATTGAAAGCTCTTTAGATGAAGTCATTAACAGTATTGCTGAAAATGAAAAAGAAATTCCATCTACTATAGTAACCTGTGCAAAGGAAAAAACAAAAAACATAGGGTATAAAGATATGCGAAAAATGCTCGAAAACGGAAAACCGCATCTCCTCCTTTTTGGCACAGGATGGGGATTGTCTGAAGATTTTTTCAACAATGCTAATTATGTATTAGAACCTATAAAAGGAAATACAGAGTATAATCATCTGTCTGTTCGTTCAGCAGCAGCAATAATTTTTGATAGACTTATGTTTTAACAACATTATTTTTTTTAGGAGTTTTAAAATGGATATTTTAAGAAAAATCACAAGCGATCATATGAGGCTTGATCTGCCTAAGTTTAAGCCCGGTGATACTGTAAAAGTTCACGTCAAAATAAAAGAAGGTGAAAAAGAAAGAATCCAGATGTTTCAAGGAGTAGTTCTAAGTAAAAGGCGCGGCTCAACAAATGCGACTTTCATAGTTAGAAAAATATCTTACGGAGGCATAGGGGTTGAGCGTATATTTCCTCTCCATTCACCGTCAATAGATAAAATTGAAATCATTACTAAAGGTAAGGTACGTAGAGCAAAGATTTATTATCTTAGAAACCTTACAGAAAAAGCAGCAAGAATGAAAATAAGAGGACCTTTAAAGTAAAAATGCATAGTAAAAAGTGAAAAGTATTTGCTTTTCACTTTTTTTTAACTTTAAAAATTCGGCATCCTTCAATTTTAGTTAACACTTTTTAATTCTGGATTCCCGCCTTCGCGGGAATGACGTGGCTGCTGTATCGTCATTCCCGCGAAGGCGGGAATCCAGTTTAAATATCGTTTTTTAAAAAAGTGTTAACTACTTTTAATACAATATGAAGGATGCCAAAAATTCCATATAAAATAATTCCCATAATGTGGACTTACGAAAAAAAAGCAATAGAAAAAGGTTTTTTGATTATTGCAGGCGTAGATGAAGCAGGAAGAGGTCCTTTAGCAGGTCCAGTTGTTTCAGCATCTGTGATTCTTTCTACAAGCTTTAATTCCGAAGGAATTAAAGATTCTAAGCAATTAAGTCCCAAAAAAAGAGAATATTTTTATAATTATATTTTTGATCATGCAATAAGTATCGGAGTAGGAATTGTAGGTCCTGAAGATATTGATAGGATAAATATTCTTCAAGCTGCCCTTTTATCTATGGCTATTGCAGTAAAAAAATTATCTCCTGCCCCTGAAATTATTTTAATAGATGGACAATTTCCGATTCCTCTGTCGCAACAATTTCACCAACAACCAATCATAAAAGGCGATACAAAAAGCGTATCGATTGCTTCTGCATCTATTATTGCGAAAGTTACACGAGACCGTATTATGAATGAATATTCTAATATGTATCCTCAATTCGGATTTTCTCATAATAAAGGATACCCAACAAAATCCCATAGAGAAGCGATTCAAAATTTTGGATGTTGCCCCATTCATCGAAAAACATTCAGAGGCGTAAAGGAATATATCTGATTAACTTGATTGCAATTCTATAAAAAAAGCATAAGAATTTAACCTTAATTTATGCTATAAGACCATTACAAATAATTTAATTTTTAAGGAGAATTTGCTTATGAAAACTAACATTACAATTTTATCTTTGCTATTAGCTATTTTGCTTTGCATTCCAGTAACCAGCTATTCATTGCCGTTAATAGATATTGAAGCTGCAATTGGAGGTCAATACCAATCTTTTCAAGGAGATATAGCCAATAATGGAGAATCCATAGATATTGAAAATGATTTGAAATATGATGATAAAATGTTTTTAACGGCAAGAGCTAAAATAGGATTGCCTCTTTTTATACCGAATGTTTACGTTATAGCTCTTCCCATGAAATTTGATGGAGAAGGCTTAAAAAACATTAATTTTCAATTCGGAGATACCAATTTTACTGGAGGAGAAAGTTTTTATTCAGAATTAAATATAAATGTTTATGATGTCGCATTGTTTTATGAGCTTCCTTTAATAAAGCTTGCTACCCTTGGAATAATAAAAATCGAAGCTGGCTTAAACGCGAGAATTATGGAAGCTGATGCCAAAATCGATCAGGTAGAGTTCTTTTCTGAACTGTCAGAATCAAAAAAAATTACAGCTGCTTTTCCTATGCTTTATCTTTATGCTAAAGTTCATCCTATTGAAATGTTTGCTGTTGAAGCAGAAGCAAGGGGCGTTTCTTATTCCGGCAATAGTATGTACAGTCTTATAGGCCGTGTTAAATTAAAATTTTTTGGACCAATTTTTGCCGCTGGAGGCCTAAGATATGAAACCATTGATATTGATAGAGACGATTTTAAAATGAAAACAAGCTTTATAGGCCCTTTTATTGAAGCTGGATTTGAATTTTAGGAAATAATTTTATGAAACTTCTGCATACTTCAGACTGGCATCTTGGGCAAAGGCTTATTTCAAAAGATAGAAAAAATGAGCATGAATGTTTCTTAAAATGGATTTCTGATTACATAAGTCAAAACCCAATTGATGCTCTGATAATTGCAGGAGATATATTCGATTCATGTAATCCGCCTAATTACGCCTTTGAGCTTTATTATAATTTTCTTGGCTCAATATTTAAAACATCTCCGAATACAACTGTTGTTGTAATCGGAGGTAATCATGATTCTCCCTCCAGTCTTGAAGCCCCAAAGCAGCTTCTTAAATTATTCAATATTCATGTTACAGGTGGGATAAGTTCCAATATTGAAGATGATATAATAATGGTAAAATCCAAAAATGACGAGCTTTTAGGAATTATTTGCGCTGTGCCTTATTTGAGAGAAAGGGATATAATTGCTCCAGTCCTCGGAGAGTCATACGAAATAAAAAATGAAGTTCTTATAGATGCTATCAAAAAGCATTATGAAGAAATCAAAAATAAGGCAATAGAGCTTAAAAATTCTATTTCATCAAAAAAAATCCCAATGATTGCAACTGGTCATCTTTTCACTAAAGGAGGTTCTGTATCAGACGGCATACGGGATATTTACGTCGGTTCCATAGGACATATAGATTCGTCTATATTTCCGTCTGAATTTGATTATTTAGCATTAGGTCATCTCCATAAGCCTCAAAAAACAGGAAATAACGGAAAAATAAGATATTCAGGCTCTCCTATCCCTCTTAGTTTCGGAGAATCTAAAACACCTAAACAAATAATTAAAATTGATTTTGATAATGATGCATCAACTCCTAATATAGATAAAATAGATATTCCGGAATTTCAAAAATTAAAAATTATAAAAGGGAATTTTGAAGAAATAGAAAAT from Desulfobacterales bacterium encodes:
- a CDS encoding ribonuclease HII, translating into MWTYEKKAIEKGFLIIAGVDEAGRGPLAGPVVSASVILSTSFNSEGIKDSKQLSPKKREYFYNYIFDHAISIGVGIVGPEDIDRINILQAALLSMAIAVKKLSPAPEIILIDGQFPIPLSQQFHQQPIIKGDTKSVSIASASIIAKVTRDRIMNEYSNMYPQFGFSHNKGYPTKSHREAIQNFGCCPIHRKTFRGVKEYI
- the rpsP gene encoding 30S ribosomal protein S16 is translated as MAVKIRLTRLGAKKRPFYRLIAAHNEAKRDGRFLEVLGTYDPIREPAQVKLKEDRIKYWMEQGATPTETVRNLLKKNSTVLNSK
- the ffh gene encoding signal recognition particle protein gives rise to the protein MFDNLSDRLNSVFKKLRGQGKLTEKNIEEGLKEVRIALLEADVHYKVTKNFIAQIKEKALGKEVLSSLTPAQQVIKIVNEALVELMGSTHQDLRLGGEKPVVLMLVGLQGSGKTTTAAKISLLLRKKGRKPYMVPADVYRPAAIEQLKKLGDQLSIPVFPSQADMGAVKICKDAFNLAKQEGHDTLVIDTAGRLHIDEELMNELKVIKDKVHPSDILLVADAMTGQDAVNIAQSFDKALDIGGVILTKMDSDARGGAALSIKAITDKPIKFIGVGEKISDIEPFHPERMASRILGMGDVLTLIEKAQDLVDDKKAAELERKIRKSEFTLADFRDQMKQVRKMGPIGDLIKMIPGIGNSKQVKNLNVDEKEFVRIEAIINSMTPDERRNYSIINGSRKKRIATGSGTSVQDVNKLLKNYDQVIKMLKKINKGGSKGLGRGMLPF
- a CDS encoding TIGR04219 family outer membrane beta-barrel protein; amino-acid sequence: MKTNITILSLLLAILLCIPVTSYSLPLIDIEAAIGGQYQSFQGDIANNGESIDIENDLKYDDKMFLTARAKIGLPLFIPNVYVIALPMKFDGEGLKNINFQFGDTNFTGGESFYSELNINVYDVALFYELPLIKLATLGIIKIEAGLNARIMEADAKIDQVEFFSELSESKKITAAFPMLYLYAKVHPIEMFAVEAEARGVSYSGNSMYSLIGRVKLKFFGPIFAAGGLRYETIDIDRDDFKMKTSFIGPFIEAGFEF
- the trmD gene encoding tRNA (guanosine(37)-N1)-methyltransferase TrmD — protein: MKFFVITIFPDIFNSFWEHGIIRKAIEEGIISYEAVDIRNFAEGKHHVTDDRPFGGGCGMVMKPEPITKAIRAVQEKASNSKIVFLSPKGKKFNQNIAKELSLNENLIFICGRYEGIDERVYTKFDGIDVSIGDYVLSGGEVAAMVIIDSIARLIPGALGCSESANQDSFSDYLMEYPHYTRPRIFEGEDVPEILLSGNHEKIEKWRYEASLMHTLLKRPDLLENKKLNLWEMEILEKWCKEIDRIIQAQSLHSSNSLSSCE
- the rplS gene encoding 50S ribosomal protein L19; translation: MDILRKITSDHMRLDLPKFKPGDTVKVHVKIKEGEKERIQMFQGVVLSKRRGSTNATFIVRKISYGGIGVERIFPLHSPSIDKIEIITKGKVRRAKIYYLRNLTEKAARMKIRGPLK
- a CDS encoding exonuclease SbcCD subunit D C-terminal domain-containing protein — protein: MKLLHTSDWHLGQRLISKDRKNEHECFLKWISDYISQNPIDALIIAGDIFDSCNPPNYAFELYYNFLGSIFKTSPNTTVVVIGGNHDSPSSLEAPKQLLKLFNIHVTGGISSNIEDDIIMVKSKNDELLGIICAVPYLRERDIIAPVLGESYEIKNEVLIDAIKKHYEEIKNKAIELKNSISSKKIPMIATGHLFTKGGSVSDGIRDIYVGSIGHIDSSIFPSEFDYLALGHLHKPQKTGNNGKIRYSGSPIPLSFGESKTPKQIIKIDFDNDASTPNIDKIDIPEFQKLKIIKGNFEEIENELKSINKGDNIWIEVHANINGRINELRSMIGEYEKQLDIEVLAIKNINPQSSRLEGSDKIQTLHQITSIEVFKRKLDSYADFTDNEKNELMDAYKEIVAEIENS
- a CDS encoding RNA methyltransferase, producing the protein MALIHYPVVNKNGETIISAITNLDIHDISRAAMTYGVKSFYVVTPLLDQQELAKKIIDHWQSGFGAQYNPIRKQALSLVKIESSLDEVINSIAENEKEIPSTIVTCAKEKTKNIGYKDMRKMLENGKPHLLLFGTGWGLSEDFFNNANYVLEPIKGNTEYNHLSVRSAAAIIFDRLMF
- a CDS encoding KH domain-containing protein, with the translated sequence MKDLIKFIAQALVDNPDQVEVSEVEGNQTSVLELKVAKEDLGKVIGKQGRTARAMRTILSAASAKVKKRTVLEIIE
- the rimM gene encoding 16S rRNA processing protein RimM; translation: MGKIVGVHGIKGIIKILSHADSFSFFCPGRYIFLKSQKGDFSTYKIEWSKPHKKIVLASFKGIDTCEKAAEFIGTEIFIDKNELPYLEEGVYYWFEIIGLSVYSVLNEYIGIIESIIPAGSNDVYVVKNKEKEILLPAIESVIKDINISKKTMIVDIPEGL